One Coffea arabica cultivar ET-39 chromosome 5e, Coffea Arabica ET-39 HiFi, whole genome shotgun sequence DNA segment encodes these proteins:
- the LOC113688594 gene encoding BTB/POZ domain-containing protein At1g55760-like isoform X2 produces the protein MQVLGANFVSLQLNVRFPFFFQLFWKCRHLALEKNRTLFIKLYPEISNLTRENPPIASFIIRVVSSVGDRKTLVHPEIVDRQLKNTDDFVWAVEVPLTGKFIIDVEFLDLKATSPNGGEICSIWAEGFQQKQSNATALASLGRMLSEGIHTDIVIHASDGSIGAHRAVLAARSPVFGSMFSHDLREKELSTINISDMSIEACQAFLSYIYGNIRTEEFMTHRLALIRAADKYDISDLKEACHESLLEDIDTKNVLERLQSASLYELPKLKKSCMRYLVKFGKIFEMRGEFDAFLQCADREVISEIFHEVLAAWKGF, from the exons ATGCAAGTGTTGGGAGCTAATTTTGTTTCATTGCAATTGAATGTtcgtttcccttttttttttcaattattttggaAATGCAGGCATTTGGCTTTGGAGAAGAATCGGACTCTGTTCATTAAATTATACCCAGAGATATCAAATCTAACCAGAGAAAATCCTCCAATTGCATCTTTTATTATTAGAGTAGTCTCTTCAGTGGGAGATCGCAAGACTTTGGTTCATCCAG AAATTGTCGATAGGCAGCTCAAGAACACCGACGACTTTGTTTGGGCTGTAGAAGTTCCACTCACAGGGAAATTCATCATCGACGTTgagtttcttgatttgaaggcTACATCCCCAAAC GGTGGGGAAATTTGCTCTATCTGGGCTGAAGGGTTCCAACAGAAACAATCAAATGCAACAGCTTTAGCATCACTAGGACGAATGTTGTCTGAAGGTATCCACACAGACATTGTAATCCATGCTTCTGATGGTAGCATTGGGGCACATCGTGCAGTTCTTGCCGCGAGATCACCTGTTTTCGGGAGCATGTTCTCGCACGACCTCAGGGAGAAAGAACTGTCCACTATAAACATCTCTGACATGTCGATTGAAGCTTGTCAAGCTTTCCTTAGTTACATTTATGGGAACATCCGAACTGAGGAGTTCATGACTCACAGGCTAGCCCTCATACGAGCTGCTGATAAGTATGATATTTCAGACTTGAAAGAGGCATGTCATGAAAGTCTACTTGAAGACATTGATACCAAGAATGTGCTGGAGAGGCTCCAGAGTGCTTCTCTTTATGAATTaccgaagttgaagaagagctGCATGCGGTATCTTGTGAAGTTTGGTAAGATCTTTGAAATGCGAGGGGAATTTGATGCTTTCCTGCAATGTGCAGATAGAGAAGTGATTTCTGAAATCTTCCATGAAGTTCTCGCTGCCTGGAAAGGATTCTGA
- the LOC113687706 gene encoding NDR1/HIN1-like protein 26, which translates to MLSLPLPPPPPCTPPSQQQAAASPLKQIIITSKDSMDQHLFPSELPHSCKRQLGGYSKLQRPCRTNPLIWCGSIFCLIFSLLLIFFGIATLIIFLAIKPRIPLFDTPSASLKVVYMDSPQFLNSDFTFTANFSNPNPKLDISFDYLSIELYSFDTRIAAQALQPFTQRRKETKLVAVQMISSLVYMPPTHAFELLRQVQNNRVVYHIRGTFRVRFSLGVIHFSYWLHATCQLELTSPPTGVLVAHSCSTKK; encoded by the coding sequence ATGCTTTCCCTTCCACTCCCACCACCACCGCCATGTACACCACCATCCCAGCAGCAAGCAGCTGCTTCTCCTCTGAAACAGATTATTATTACCTCAAAGGATTCCATGGATCAACATCTTTTCCCATCAGAGCTGCCACATAGCTGCAAGAGACAACTGGGAGGCTACTCTAAACTCCAGAGACCATGCAGGACCAATCCCCTCATCTGGTGCGGATCAATCTTTTGCTTGATATTCAGCCTTCTCCTCATCTTCTTTGGCATTGCGACTCTGATCATCTTCCTCGCCATAAAACCAAGAATTCCTTTGTTTGACACCCCCTCTGCAAGCCTTAAAGTGGTCTACATGGACTCTCCTCAGTTTCTAAACAGTGATTTTACATTTACAGCCAACTTCTCCAACCCAAACCCAAAACTTGATATCAGTTTTGACTATTTAAGCATTGAGCTGTACTCTTTTGACACTCGGATTGCAGCTCAAGCTCTTCAACCTTTCACTCAAAGACGAAAAGAAACAAAGTTAGTTGCTGTTCAAATGATATCAAGCCTGGTTTATATGCCACCCACTCATGCTTTTGAACTTCTAAGGCAAGTGCAGAACAACAGGGTTGTGTATCATATCAGAGGAACTTTCAGAGTAAGGTTTAGTCTAGGTGTAATTCACTTTTCGTATTGGCTGCATGCTACATGCCAGCTAGAGCTCACAAGCCCACCAACAGGCGTTCTTGTAGCTCACAGTTGCAGTACCAAAAAATGA
- the LOC113687775 gene encoding uncharacterized protein At4g26485-like, which produces MSHRSSMADGGAEEEQVEKWVKYYSSFHEILLVGEGDFSFSLCLAKSFGSASNIVASSLDSYDDLINKYKNAKSNLELLKNLGASLLHGLDATKMKFHNDLLMRKFDRIIFNFPHAGFHGKEDGIHLIGMHRKLVFGFLRNAGGMLRADGEIHINHKTTAPFCHWNLHELGIRNSLMLIECVDFRIEEYPGYSNKRGASPRGNDSFPLGECSTFKFIVSPAVKNGKAGNLDLAPGTSQALQLIPKPVHLLQKQPISFNLLHPQMISGGRIDNTLEHTGLPLRSHLRNECFRIFGKYLHHAEETFGRTDYDVSHSVREALRLGYKSYMTGDSGRSLSGYISMLQELQHQSILRSTWLRNRLAEVCDLQL; this is translated from the exons ATGAGTCACCGATCGTCAATGGCGGATGGAGGAGCAGAAGAGGAACAAGTAGAAAAATGGGTCAAATATTATTCATCCTTTCATGAAATACTGTTAGTGGGTGAAGGGGACTTCTCATTTTCTTTGTGTTTGGCCAAGTCTTTTGGCTCTGCTTCTAACATTGTGGCCTCTTCTCTCGACTCTTATG ATGATCTGATCAACAAGTACAAGAATGCGAAATCCAATCTTGAACTTTTGAAGAACTTAGGAGCATCCCTTTTGCATGGTTTGGATGCGACAAAGATGAAGTTTCACAATGATCTCCTGATGCGAAAGTTCGACCGCATCATTTTCAACTTTCCTCACGCAGGTTTCCATGGAAAGGAGGATGGAATCCATCTTATTGG GATGCATAGGAAACTGGTGTTTGGATTTCTCCGCAATGCAGGAGGAATGCTACGAGCTGATGGTGAAATTCATATTAATCACAAAACTACCGCACCATTTTGCCACTGGAATCTCCACGAACTGGGAATTAGGAATTCTTTGATGTTAATTGAATGCGTCGATTTCAGAATAGAAGAATATCCAGGTTACAGTAATAAAAGAGGAGCCAGTCCAAGAGGCAATGACTCATTCCCCTTGGGTGAATGCAGTACTTTCAAATTCATAGTCTCTCCTGCTGTTAAGAACGGTAAAGCAGGGAATTTGGATTTAGCACCAGGGACGTCTCAGGCTTTGCAACTGATTCCTAAACCTGTCCACCTCCTGCAGAAGCagccaatttcttttaatttgctACATCCTCAAATGATTTCCGGCGGTCGCATTGATAACACGCTAGAGCATACCGGATTGCCTTTACGCAGCCACCTGAGAAATGAATGCTTTAGAATTTTTGGGAAATATTTGCATCATGCTGAAGAAACATTTGGTAGAACAGATTATGATGTCTCTCACTCCGTCCGTGAGGCACTGAGGCTCGGTTACAAAAGTTACATGACGGGGGATTCGGGAAGATCCTTAAGTGGTTATATAAGCATGTTGCAAGAGCTTCAACATCAGAGCATTTTGAGATCAACATGGCTCCGGAACAGGCTAGCAGAAGTTTGTGATCTGCAGCTTTGA
- the LOC113688594 gene encoding BTB/POZ domain-containing protein At1g55760-like isoform X1 has translation MTDSAYRVETTSRLAQWRIDNLASCTYRKSDPFKIGKWNWHLALEKNRTLFIKLYPEISNLTRENPPIASFIIRVVSSVGDRKTLVHPEIVDRQLKNTDDFVWAVEVPLTGKFIIDVEFLDLKATSPNGGEICSIWAEGFQQKQSNATALASLGRMLSEGIHTDIVIHASDGSIGAHRAVLAARSPVFGSMFSHDLREKELSTINISDMSIEACQAFLSYIYGNIRTEEFMTHRLALIRAADKYDISDLKEACHESLLEDIDTKNVLERLQSASLYELPKLKKSCMRYLVKFGKIFEMRGEFDAFLQCADREVISEIFHEVLAAWKGF, from the exons ATGACTGACTCTGCTTACCGCGTTGAAACCACCTCGCGCCTCGCCCAATGGCGGATCGACAACTTGGCTTCTTGCACTTATCGAAAGTCCGATCCTTTCAAGATCGGAAAGTGGAACTG GCATTTGGCTTTGGAGAAGAATCGGACTCTGTTCATTAAATTATACCCAGAGATATCAAATCTAACCAGAGAAAATCCTCCAATTGCATCTTTTATTATTAGAGTAGTCTCTTCAGTGGGAGATCGCAAGACTTTGGTTCATCCAG AAATTGTCGATAGGCAGCTCAAGAACACCGACGACTTTGTTTGGGCTGTAGAAGTTCCACTCACAGGGAAATTCATCATCGACGTTgagtttcttgatttgaaggcTACATCCCCAAAC GGTGGGGAAATTTGCTCTATCTGGGCTGAAGGGTTCCAACAGAAACAATCAAATGCAACAGCTTTAGCATCACTAGGACGAATGTTGTCTGAAGGTATCCACACAGACATTGTAATCCATGCTTCTGATGGTAGCATTGGGGCACATCGTGCAGTTCTTGCCGCGAGATCACCTGTTTTCGGGAGCATGTTCTCGCACGACCTCAGGGAGAAAGAACTGTCCACTATAAACATCTCTGACATGTCGATTGAAGCTTGTCAAGCTTTCCTTAGTTACATTTATGGGAACATCCGAACTGAGGAGTTCATGACTCACAGGCTAGCCCTCATACGAGCTGCTGATAAGTATGATATTTCAGACTTGAAAGAGGCATGTCATGAAAGTCTACTTGAAGACATTGATACCAAGAATGTGCTGGAGAGGCTCCAGAGTGCTTCTCTTTATGAATTaccgaagttgaagaagagctGCATGCGGTATCTTGTGAAGTTTGGTAAGATCTTTGAAATGCGAGGGGAATTTGATGCTTTCCTGCAATGTGCAGATAGAGAAGTGATTTCTGAAATCTTCCATGAAGTTCTCGCTGCCTGGAAAGGATTCTGA